In Solea senegalensis isolate Sse05_10M linkage group LG18, IFAPA_SoseM_1, whole genome shotgun sequence, a single window of DNA contains:
- the LOC122759664 gene encoding zinc metalloproteinase-disintegrin-like atrase-A: MWSLWLTCVCVVHSSALLSHVDQYEVVRPQRLQHGRQRRSLRENQLHPDTVQYKLAIEGKNHIIHLEKNNNLIGKDYTETHYSEDGKRVITSPSEEHCFYHGHIEGVTDSSVSVGICSGISGFVRARQQLYLIEPLGKSEDEEHAVYRQENLKISRRPRCGSLSNTTVLYDRDQVPHQAGLFRSRLWNTKPVTQRFVELFVVVDNTEYKRYGSQTKSRVLAALNHVDKLYRALNIRVVLVGLEIWTYKDYIDVDINSETTLDNFLMWRQTELLQRMKHDNAQFVTGKDFEKDTVGLANKFAMCSENSGGVNQDHHANPIGLASTIAHEMGHNFGLSHDAAGCLCSSENCVMAEKLRTGSEAFPEFFSSCSVEQLAEFMERAQPSCLDKPNPIRTIAAGPHCGNALLDPGEECDCGTVEECRNLCCDASTCRLTEGSQCAHGQCCDNCQFKGAGSVCRRSSSDCDLPEYCTGMSEVCPEDNFEMNGKPCYDQAQGYCYNGQCPTHEQHCWRMFGQGATVGPNICFELTTRGEEGANCGSTKFGYIPCTAQNFKCGSMFCQGGGESITGKRAAYTVLGTECKLVVDDYKTRNIDMVPKGTKCGPNKVCLDNRCVDLSAYGAQGDCAKKCNSNGVCNHKKECHCNPGWAPPYCDTQYTDIPQGQNWIIAGVCAALAVLLVITVVIAGLMCCKKDNMDNYTSKRKVHSAPGKLNPMFNEPSVKERPQISQPTFMESTATQVCSPLIVSVSPSRPAPQPPHVSSMSSTSQAAPAKPQPPAKPLPPLTKPKYKGAKPNPPPVPPVKPSPPPPLPPAKPQVHRLT, translated from the exons ATGTGGTCGCTGTGGCTGACATGTG tttgtgttgtgCACAGCTCTGCCCTGCTGTCTCACGTGGACCAGTATGAAGTGGTCAGACCTCAGAGGCTGCAGCacgggaggcagaggaggagcctgAGAGAAAACCAG CTTCACCCAGATACGGTGCAGTATAAGTTGGCCATTGAAGGGAAGAACCACATCATCCACTTGGAGAAAAACAA CAATCTTATTGGAAAAGACTACACCGAAACACACTATTCAGAGGACGGGAAACGAGTCATAACATCACCAAGTGAG GAGCACTGCTTTTATCACGGCCATATTGAAGGAGTGACGGACTCTTCGGTCAGCGTGGGGATTTGCTCGGGCATTAG TGGCTTTGTGAGGGCCCGGCAGCAGCTCTACCTGATCGAGCCTCTGGGAAAGTCAGAGGATGAAGAGCATGCCGTTTACCGACAGGAAAACCTGAAGATCAGCCGCCGCCCCAGATGTGGCTCTTTGTCAAACACCACTGTGCTGTATGACCGGGACCAGGTCCCTCACCAAGCTGGGCTCTTCAGGTCCAGATTGTGG AATACTAAACCGGTCACACAGCGGTTTGTCGAGCTGTTTGTGGTGGTTGACAACACCGAG TATAAACGATATGGAAGTCAGACTAAATCTCGTGTTCTTGCAGCTCTTAATCACGTAGACAAG CTGTATCGAGCTCTGAACATCCGCGTCGTGCTGGTGGGATTAGAGATATGGACGTACAAGGACTACATTGACGTGGACATAAATTCGGAGACCACGCTGGACAATTTCCTGATGTGGCGCCAGACCGAGCTCCTGCAGAGGATGAAGCATGACAATGCCCAGTTTGTGAC AGGCAAAGATTTTGAAAAAGACACAGTGGGGTTGGCAAATAAGTTCGCCATGTGTTCCGAAAACTCGGGTGGAGTCAATCAG GATCACCATGCTAACCCAATCGGCCTTGCCTCCACCATTGCTCATGAGATGGGGCATAATTTTGGCTTGTCCCATGATGCTGCAGGTTGtttgtgcagcagtgaaaactgtgtGATGGCAGAGAAGCTCAG gacaggaagtgaagcatTCCCAGAGtttttcagcagctgcagcgtgGAGCAGCTTGCTGAGTTCATGGAACGAGCTCAACCCAGCTGCTTGGATAAACCAAACCCCATCAGGACCATCGCTGCGGGGCCTCACTGTGGCAACGCCCTGCTAGACCCTGGAGAGGAGTGTGATTGTGGCACTGTGGAG GAATGCAGGAACCTTTGCTGCGATGCCTCAACGTGTCGTCTGACTGAGGGATCCCAGTGTGCTCATGGACAATGCTGTGACAACTGTCAG TTCAAAGGTGCTGGAAGTGTGTGCAGGAGGTCGTCCAGTGACTGCGACCTGCCCGAATACTGTACTGGCATGTCCGAGGTTTGTCCCGAAGACAACTTTGAGATGAACGGCAAACCGTGCTACGACCAGGCGCAGGGCTACTGCTACAACGGCCAGTGTCCCACTCATGAGCAGCACTGCTGGAGGATGTTTGGACAAG GAGCCACGGTTGGGCCTAATATTTGTTTTGAACTGACCACGCGTGGTGAGGAAGGCGCAAACTGCGGGAGCACCAAATTTGGCTACATCCCCTGCACTGCACA gAATTTCAAGTGTGGATCTATGTTTTGCCAAGGCGGCGGTGAGTCCATCACGGGTAAAAGGGCGGCCTACACTGTGCTTGGCACTGAATGTAAACTCGTTGTGGATGACTATAAAACCAGAAACATTGACATGGTGCCCAAAGGAACCAAATGTGGACCaaataag GTTTGCCTTGACAACAGGTGTGTGGATCTGTCAGCGTACGGGGCACAGGGAGATTGCGCAAAGAAATGCAACAGTAATGGG GTTTGTAATCACAAGAAAGAGTGCCATTGTAATCCCGGATGGGCCCCACCTTACTGTGACACCCAGTACACAGATATACCTCAAG GTCAGAACTGGATAATAGCCGGTGTGTGTGCCGCTCTGGCCGTCCTTCTAGTGATCACTGTAGTGATCGCAGGGCTGATGTGCTGTAAAAAGGACAACATGGACAACTACACATCCAAAAG GAAAGTGCATTCAGCTCCCGGCAAGTTGAACCCAATGTTCAATGAACCGAGTGTTAAAGAAAGGCCTCAGATCAGTCAGCCTACTTTCATGGAGTCGACGGCGACGCAGGTCTGCTCTCCTCTGATTGTCTCTGTGTCACCCAGTCGACCAGCGCCACAG CCACCACACGTGTCTTCCATGTCATCTACCTCACAAGCTGCACCG GCAAAACCTCAACCTCCTGCCAAACCTTTACCACCTCTGACTAAACCAAAG